A region of Marnyiella aurantia DNA encodes the following proteins:
- a CDS encoding TPM domain-containing protein, with translation MNSFLSTEQMASLVEAIQTAEDHSTGEIRVHIDSNTEEENAEVAFEVFRRLCMEKTAERNAVLFHINFEQRYLTIIGDEGIHKKVHQQFWDKMHDDITTGFSKGLIFEPLQKAILDTGIELKKYFPVKGENNNELSDEISFS, from the coding sequence ATGAACAGTTTCCTAAGCACTGAACAAATGGCTTCCCTTGTGGAAGCCATTCAAACAGCAGAGGACCACTCTACAGGTGAGATCCGGGTCCATATTGATTCCAATACCGAGGAAGAGAATGCTGAGGTCGCTTTTGAAGTTTTCAGAAGGCTGTGCATGGAGAAGACGGCCGAACGTAACGCCGTACTCTTCCATATAAATTTTGAGCAACGCTATCTTACCATAATCGGTGACGAGGGCATCCACAAAAAAGTGCACCAGCAGTTTTGGGACAAAATGCACGATGATATAACAACTGGCTTTTCAAAAGGCCTAATCTTCGAACCTCTTCAGAAGGCAATACTTGACACGGGTATTGAACTGAAGAAATATTTTCCTGTAAAGGGAGAAAACAATAACGAACTCTCTGATGAGATCAGCTTCTCTTAA
- a CDS encoding T9SS type A sorting domain-containing protein, which produces MKILKHFFFLVCISVGTGFEAQSVFPYEQQWGTYVGGTGTHLLDTHLTDTSFSSDTQNNLFLSGTTAFASGYSNTYYDQFTAGGGNPSVFPLQNRYSVSLSVTGQQLSAGYNGISNGASERLIGVDSFNNRFMLKQLPGNIPNLSTPGAWLTQNVGSGAYTYTLSKYDSTSNLVWTTYLPNSGGAAFALCFDEDNNVFVRGGARESIAGLGTAGVYQENFVPYQTVSGQLGENGYIVKLNSAGQKMWATYCPDGTREMEYYAGNLYTSGGYDPNMPGQLTTPGTFQPTGPAMNLLMKLDAATGQRIWSTFYGTPHNITTYTGAGIWDIEVNSTGLYVSGQNQDTDYPAYFATPGAFKGQLTGGADLFLTKFSHDGNRVWSTYFGSDGYEEVFGSTLTILGNRIIIAGSQYGAVSNISTPGAHLTTPSNTSNSLTNMFFAEFDSSGSRLWCSYFGGAGANMFQEHINPELLSDGTLILWGSTGATTGIGTEGAPYQSMTNPYPGSPFGFVTRFVFKDELGTSETAGFSADIQLYNNPNNGNFTLSGSALAKEATVLALYDTAGRLVKKEELSRQQKQDFSWGHLLTSGNYILSVSKKSGELLKTFKMTVKK; this is translated from the coding sequence ATGAAAATTCTTAAACACTTTTTTTTCCTTGTATGTATCTCCGTAGGAACCGGTTTCGAGGCCCAGTCTGTATTTCCCTATGAGCAGCAGTGGGGTACTTATGTTGGCGGAACAGGAACCCATTTGCTTGATACGCATTTGACAGACACCTCCTTTTCTTCCGATACGCAAAACAACCTGTTTCTGTCTGGTACCACTGCTTTTGCCTCAGGCTACAGCAATACGTATTATGATCAGTTTACAGCAGGCGGTGGTAATCCCTCTGTATTTCCTTTACAAAATCGTTATTCTGTATCACTATCGGTGACCGGGCAACAGTTATCTGCAGGTTATAATGGTATTAGTAATGGTGCAAGCGAAAGATTAATTGGTGTAGACTCTTTTAATAATAGATTCATGCTAAAGCAGTTGCCTGGCAATATTCCTAACCTTTCTACACCCGGAGCCTGGCTCACACAGAATGTCGGTTCAGGGGCGTATACGTATACTCTTTCCAAATACGACAGCACCAGTAATCTTGTATGGACCACTTACCTGCCAAATTCAGGCGGCGCTGCTTTTGCTCTCTGTTTTGATGAGGATAATAATGTTTTTGTAAGAGGTGGGGCTAGGGAATCCATTGCAGGACTCGGAACGGCCGGGGTCTATCAGGAAAATTTTGTTCCATACCAGACCGTCAGTGGTCAGCTTGGAGAAAACGGATACATTGTAAAGCTGAATTCCGCAGGTCAAAAAATGTGGGCCACCTACTGTCCTGATGGTACTAGGGAGATGGAATATTATGCCGGGAACTTGTATACCAGTGGTGGGTATGATCCGAATATGCCCGGTCAGCTCACCACACCCGGAACCTTTCAGCCCACAGGGCCTGCGATGAATTTGCTTATGAAATTGGATGCTGCTACCGGACAGAGAATCTGGAGTACCTTTTACGGTACGCCACACAATATCACCACTTATACCGGTGCGGGAATTTGGGATATTGAAGTAAACAGCACGGGACTTTATGTGAGCGGTCAAAATCAGGATACGGACTATCCCGCCTATTTCGCCACTCCTGGCGCATTTAAAGGTCAGCTAACAGGTGGGGCAGATTTGTTTTTAACCAAATTCAGCCATGACGGTAACCGTGTTTGGAGTACCTATTTTGGGAGTGACGGCTACGAGGAGGTTTTTGGAAGTACATTAACAATACTGGGTAACCGCATAATTATCGCAGGAAGCCAGTACGGTGCTGTGTCTAATATTTCTACTCCGGGTGCGCATCTTACCACTCCCTCCAACACATCAAACAGTCTCACAAACATGTTTTTTGCAGAGTTTGACAGTTCCGGCAGCAGATTGTGGTGCTCCTATTTTGGAGGGGCCGGAGCTAATATGTTTCAGGAACATATAAATCCCGAGTTACTCAGTGACGGAACCTTAATTCTGTGGGGCAGCACTGGTGCAACCACCGGTATCGGAACTGAAGGCGCACCATATCAGTCCATGACCAACCCTTATCCGGGTTCTCCGTTCGGTTTTGTGACGCGGTTTGTATTTAAAGATGAACTGGGAACCTCCGAAACCGCAGGCTTTTCAGCGGACATACAACTGTATAACAATCCCAACAACGGTAATTTCACACTGTCAGGATCTGCTTTGGCAAAAGAAGCCACCGTTCTGGCACTGTATGATACCGCCGGCAGACTGGTGAAGAAAGAAGAGCTTTCACGCCAGCAAAAGCAGGATTTCAGTTGGGGACACCTCCTAACTTCAGGAAATTACATACTTTCGGTTTCCAAAAAATCCGGCGAGCTGCTGAAGACCTTTAAAATGACGGTGAAGAAGTAA
- a CDS encoding TPM domain-containing protein, whose amino-acid sequence MRSASLKFFTVFLICCGWFHTSAQYKIPQKPAVLYPVFDESGILSQNEKDLLNQKLIKFEDSTSTEIEVIIIPTTQGEDINFLAWEFGEKWQIGKKGQDNGIVFLIATEDRTMSIQQGRDVEKYLTASVAGQIIDYVVAPNFKQGMWYEGINRGTSALMEAVQGKYKPVVKKNSEGGGMSVFEIILITFFVLFILSFLFKNRGGGNRNDDDDEILTRRGRRSYPGGFFPFPMGGGGFGGGGGGFGGFGGGGSFGGGGASGGW is encoded by the coding sequence ATGAGATCAGCTTCTCTTAAATTTTTTACCGTCTTTTTAATTTGCTGCGGTTGGTTTCACACTTCTGCTCAGTATAAAATTCCTCAGAAACCTGCAGTTTTGTACCCGGTGTTTGATGAAAGCGGTATTCTGAGCCAAAACGAAAAAGATCTGCTGAACCAGAAACTTATAAAGTTTGAAGACAGTACTTCTACTGAGATCGAAGTAATCATCATCCCTACCACTCAGGGCGAGGATATTAATTTCCTGGCCTGGGAGTTTGGAGAAAAGTGGCAAATCGGCAAAAAAGGTCAGGATAATGGAATTGTTTTCCTGATCGCAACGGAAGACAGAACCATGTCCATCCAGCAGGGACGTGATGTGGAGAAATATCTCACCGCCTCGGTGGCGGGACAGATCATCGACTATGTGGTAGCCCCTAACTTTAAACAGGGAATGTGGTATGAGGGCATTAACCGCGGCACCTCAGCGCTCATGGAAGCCGTGCAGGGAAAATACAAACCAGTAGTAAAAAAGAACAGTGAAGGTGGAGGCATGAGTGTTTTCGAGATTATTCTGATTACATTTTTCGTCCTGTTTATACTGAGTTTCCTCTTCAAAAACCGTGGTGGCGGCAACCGTAATGATGATGACGATGAAATCCTTACGCGTCGTGGCAGGCGCAGCTATCCCGGAGGTTTCTTCCCGTTCCCAATGGGAGGCGGAGGCTTCGGCGGCGGAGGCGGTGGATTTGGAGGCTTTGGCGGCGGCGGAAGTTTCGGTGGTGGCGGTGCCTCCGGCGGCTGGTAA
- a CDS encoding LemA family protein — protein MKNKGCLSAGTLGIALLVILGLVLLWGVPKYNSLVAKEQTVNTKWSNVETVYQKRANLIPNLERTVKSYSQFEQETLTGVIEARSKATSINVDPTNMTEQDMARFQAAQGQLTGALSRLMAVVEQYPNLKADQQYTNFQREYTAIENSIRAETVVFNGAAQDFNTSIKTFPNNILANFTNFKEKPYFKAAAGAEQAPEVFTN, from the coding sequence ATGAAAAACAAAGGTTGTTTAAGCGCCGGAACTCTCGGAATCGCATTGCTGGTAATACTGGGGCTTGTGCTTCTTTGGGGTGTTCCAAAATACAACAGTCTGGTGGCTAAGGAGCAGACTGTAAACACTAAATGGAGTAATGTGGAAACCGTTTATCAGAAGCGGGCTAACCTTATACCAAATCTTGAGAGAACAGTGAAATCCTATTCACAGTTTGAGCAGGAAACATTAACAGGCGTTATAGAGGCACGTTCCAAAGCAACATCTATAAATGTAGATCCAACAAATATGACGGAGCAGGATATGGCGCGTTTCCAGGCAGCACAGGGGCAGCTTACAGGAGCTCTGAGCCGGCTTATGGCAGTGGTGGAGCAGTATCCAAATCTGAAAGCAGACCAGCAGTATACCAATTTCCAGAGAGAATATACCGCCATTGAAAACAGCATACGTGCTGAAACTGTAGTCTTTAACGGTGCAGCACAGGATTTCAATACCAGCATCAAAACTTTCCCTAATAATATCCTGGCCAACTTCACCAACTTTAAAGAGAAACCATACTTTAAGGCGGCTGCAGGTGCAGAACAGGCTCCGGAAGTATTTACCAACTAG